From the Danio aesculapii chromosome 9, fDanAes4.1, whole genome shotgun sequence genome, one window contains:
- the sowahca gene encoding ankyrin repeat domain-containing protein SOWAHC gives MCSSVAKLQLYRPLSDSPRCVHHHHHHHQRRTDLPQAGAEMLKAGEQVTQESVLDFLLESGGRVKNRELVAHFKLILSGENTNRAALKEKFKRFVDNIAYVKQENGEKVVCLKKKYRFPEARSGDDEEDDDDDKEEDGDKDDGQMMCKDKEEINRAVSDLQLEEKQCDGECAGMELEHAEVCVSDISLIETDSPADSRPAQLLVSRRRTSRGSQRGLLASEEDGGALDGQLEDGSTPRGSRKNFIELMMSSSPQVRRSLVHRSSLSIRSSSVDEDCTSVTLDPLEHQWMLITADGDWESLRRLLMCDPTLISKRDFVTGFTCLHWAAKQGKHELLAMILKFAKQNNIAVNINSRSSAGYTPLHLAAMHGHSEVMKLLVGAFDADVDLRDYSGKKPAQYLCTSTSADLRDIIGACGSENAENEPAGGRWKLPRVLKMLNHTEDIDSKPRALCRKSSITRIRLQRNRFKTQIVHSTSFRESEEGDESLKSPVKSRPLSNLFG, from the exons ATGTGTTCCAGTGTTGCTAAGCTGCAACTCTATCGACCCCTGTCTGACAGTCCGCGATGtgttcatcatcaccatcatcatcatcagcggCGCACAGATTTACCGCAGGCCGGCGCTGAGATGCTGAAGGCGGGGGAGCAGGTCACGCAGGAGTCGGTGTTGGACTTTCTGCTGGAGAGCGGCGGACGAGTGAAAAACAGGGAGCTCGTGGCGCATTTTAAACTCATCCTGAGCGGAGAAAACACGAACAGAGCCGCGCTGAAGGAGAAATTCAAGCGCTTCGTGGACAACATCGCGTATGTGAAGCAGGAGAACGGAGAGAAGGTGGTGTGTTTGAAGAAGAAGTACCGATTCCCGGAGGCGCGCAGCggagatgatgaagaagatgatgatgatgataaagaggAAGATGGAGATAAAGATGATGGACAAATGATGTGCAAAGATAAAGAGGAGATTAACAGAGCAGTCAGCGACCTCCAGCTCGAGGagaagcag TGTGATGGGGAGTGTGCAGGGATGGAGCTGGAGCATGCAGAGGTGTGTGTGTCTGATATTTCCCTCATCGAGACGGATTCTCCTGCGGACTCCAGACCGGCGCAGCTCCTCGTCAGCCGGCGCAGGACCTCCAGAGGCTCTCAGCGGGGTCTGCTGGCCTCAGAGGAGGATGGAGGAGCACTGGATGGGCAGCTGGAGGACGGCAGCACCCCGAGGGGCAGCCGCAAGAACTTCATCGAACTCATGATGAGCAGTTCCCCACAG GTGAGGCGTTCTCTGGTGCACCGCAGCTCTCTGTCCATCAGGAGCTCTTCAGTGGACGAGGACTGCACGTCAGTAACGCTGGACCCACTGGAGCACCAGTGGATGCTAATCACAGCAGACGGTGACTGGGAGAGCCTGCGCCGCTTGCTTATGTGCGACCCCACGCTAATCTCCAAGCGGGACTTCGTGACCGGCTTCACCTGCCTGCACTGGGCTGCCAAACAAGGCAAACACGAGCTCTTAGCAATGATACTCAAATTCGCCAAACAGAACAATATAGCGGTGAACATAAACTCACGCTCCAGCGCGGGCTACACGCCGCTACACCTAGCAGCAATGCACGGCCACAGCGAGGTCATGAAGCTGCTGGTGGGAGCGTTCGATGCGGATGTAGATCTGCGGGATTACAGCGGGAAGAAGCCGGCGCAGTATCTGTGCACCAGCACCTCCGCAGACCTCAGGGATATAATCGGAGCCTGCGGGAGCGAAAACGCGGAGAACGAACCCGCCGGCGGCCGCTGGAAGCTACCCAGAGTGCTGAAGATGCTAAACCACACAGAGGACATCGACAGCAAACCCAGAGCTCTGTGTCGCAAATCCTCCATCACCCGGATACGACTGCAGAGGAACCGATTCAAGACGCAGATCGTCCACAGCACGTCTTTCAGAGAGAGTGAAGAAGGAGACGAGAGTCTGAAGAGCCCTGTGAAATCAAGACCGCTATCAAACCTGTTCGGCTGA